Proteins co-encoded in one Amia ocellicauda isolate fAmiCal2 chromosome 11, fAmiCal2.hap1, whole genome shotgun sequence genomic window:
- the cnot6a gene encoding CCR4-NOT transcription complex subunit 6a isoform X1, which translates to MPKEKYDPPDPRRMYTIMSSEEAANGKKSYWAELEISGKVRSLSTALWSLTHLTALHLSDNSLSRIPPDIAKLHNLVYLDLSSNKIRSLPAELGNMVSLRELLLNNNLLRVLPFELGKLFQLQTLGLKGNPLAQEILNLYQEPDGTRRLLNYLLDNLAGTTKRIPTEQPPSRSWIVLQEPDRARPSALFSVMCYNVLCDKYATRQLYGYCPSWALNWEYRKKSIMQEIMSCNADIISLQEVETEQYYNYFLVELKEQGYDGFFSPKSRARTMSESDRKHVDGCAIFFKTEKFSLVQKHTVEFNQLAMANSEGSEAMLNRVMTKDNIGVAVLLELRKEIMEMSSGKSLHSMEKQLILVANAHMHWDPEYSDVKLVQTMMFLSEVKNIIDKATRSLKLSSVSGETNAIPLVLCADLNSLPESGVVEYLSTGGVDCTHKDFKELRYSDSLTNFNCNGKNGTSNSRITHGFKLKSAYENGLMPYTNYTFDFKGVIDYIFYSKPQLNVLGILGPLDPHWLIENNISGCPHPHIPSDHFSLFAQLELVLPYLPPVNGIHLPGRR; encoded by the exons ATGCCCAAGGAAAAATATGATCCGCCAGATCCGAGGCGGATGTATACAATAATGTCAAGTGAGGAAGCAGCCAACGGGAAGAAATCATACTGGGCGGAGCTAGAAATCAGTG GGAAAGTAAGGAGCTTAAGCACTGCATTGTGGTCACTGACGCATTTAACTGCATTGCATCTCAGCGACAATTCCCTCTCGCGCATTCCACCAGACATTGCCAAACTCCATAACCTGGTTTACCTGGATCTGTCGTCCAACAAGATCAGGAGCTTACCAGCAGAGCTCGGAAACATGGTGTCACTCAG GGAACTGCTTTTAAATAATAACCTGTTGCGGGTTCTACCTTTTGAGCTGGGAAAACTGTTTCAGTTACAAACACTGGGGTTGAAAG gaaaCCCACTTGCACAAGAAATCTTGAACCTCTACCAGGAACCAGATGGGACACGAAGGCTACTGAATTACTTGCTTGATAACTTGGCTGGTACCACCAAACGAA TTCCAACAGAACAGCCACCTTCAAGGTCATGGATTGTGCTGCAGGAACCGGACCGGGCACGACCCTCTG CCCTGTTTTCTGTGATGTGCTACAATGTGCTCTGTGATAAGTATGCTACTCGACAGTTGTATGGCTATTGTCCATCTTGGGCTTTAAACTGGGAGTACAGGAAGAAATCGATCATGCAAGAGATAATGAGCTGTAATGCTGACATCATTAGTCTTCAG GAGGTCGAAACAGAGCAGTACTACAACTACTTCCTGGTAGAATTGAAGGAGCAGGGCTATGATGGCTTCTTTAGTCCCAAATCCCGAGCCAGGACGATGTCCGAGTCCGACAGGAAGCACGTGGATGGCTGTGCAATATTCTTCAAAACGGAAAA GTTTAGCTTGGTCCAAAAACACACCGTTGAGTTCAACCAGCTTGCCATGGCCAACTCGGAAGGATCAGAAGCCATGCTGAACAGAGTGATGACCAAGGACAACATCGGGGTGGCTGTTCTGCTAGAGCTACGCAAGGAAATCATGGAAATGTCTT CTGGGAAGTCCCTTCACAGCATGGAGAAACAGCTCATCCTTGTGGCCAACGCACACATGCACTGGGACCCGGAGTACTCTGATGTCAAACTGGTCCAGACCATGATGTTCCTTTCTGAGGTCAAGAACATCATCGACAAGGCAACCCGAAGCCTCAAGCTGTCCTCAGTCTCTGGAGAAACCAATGCCATCCCGCTAGTCCTGTGTGCTGATCTGAACTCCTTGCCAGAATCCG GTGTGGTGGAGTACCTGAGTACCGGAGGGGTGGACTGCACACACAAGGATTTCAAAGAGTTGCGCTACAGTGACAGCCTCACCAACTTCAACTGCAACGGCAAGAATGGCACTTCCAATAGCAGGATAACTCACGGCTTCAAACTCAAGAGTGCCTATGAGAATGGCCTGATGCCTTACACAAACTATACATTTGACTTCAAG GGTGTCATCGATTACATCTTCTACTCCAAGCCTCAGCTCAATGTGCTCGGCATCCTGGGCCCACTGGATCCTCACTGGCTCATTGAGAACAATATCAGTGGCTGCCCGCACCCGCACATACCATCAGACCACTTCTCCCTTTTTGCACAACTGGAGCTCGTGTTGCCCTACTTGCCCCCTGTTAATGGAATCCACCTGCCCGGCAGGAGGTAG
- the cnot6a gene encoding CCR4-NOT transcription complex subunit 6a isoform X2, which yields MVSLRELLLNNNLLRVLPFELGKLFQLQTLGLKGNPLAQEILNLYQEPDGTRRLLNYLLDNLAGTTKRIPTEQPPSRSWIVLQEPDRARPSALFSVMCYNVLCDKYATRQLYGYCPSWALNWEYRKKSIMQEIMSCNADIISLQEVETEQYYNYFLVELKEQGYDGFFSPKSRARTMSESDRKHVDGCAIFFKTEKFSLVQKHTVEFNQLAMANSEGSEAMLNRVMTKDNIGVAVLLELRKEIMEMSSGKSLHSMEKQLILVANAHMHWDPEYSDVKLVQTMMFLSEVKNIIDKATRSLKLSSVSGETNAIPLVLCADLNSLPESGVVEYLSTGGVDCTHKDFKELRYSDSLTNFNCNGKNGTSNSRITHGFKLKSAYENGLMPYTNYTFDFKGVIDYIFYSKPQLNVLGILGPLDPHWLIENNISGCPHPHIPSDHFSLFAQLELVLPYLPPVNGIHLPGRR from the exons ATGGTGTCACTCAG GGAACTGCTTTTAAATAATAACCTGTTGCGGGTTCTACCTTTTGAGCTGGGAAAACTGTTTCAGTTACAAACACTGGGGTTGAAAG gaaaCCCACTTGCACAAGAAATCTTGAACCTCTACCAGGAACCAGATGGGACACGAAGGCTACTGAATTACTTGCTTGATAACTTGGCTGGTACCACCAAACGAA TTCCAACAGAACAGCCACCTTCAAGGTCATGGATTGTGCTGCAGGAACCGGACCGGGCACGACCCTCTG CCCTGTTTTCTGTGATGTGCTACAATGTGCTCTGTGATAAGTATGCTACTCGACAGTTGTATGGCTATTGTCCATCTTGGGCTTTAAACTGGGAGTACAGGAAGAAATCGATCATGCAAGAGATAATGAGCTGTAATGCTGACATCATTAGTCTTCAG GAGGTCGAAACAGAGCAGTACTACAACTACTTCCTGGTAGAATTGAAGGAGCAGGGCTATGATGGCTTCTTTAGTCCCAAATCCCGAGCCAGGACGATGTCCGAGTCCGACAGGAAGCACGTGGATGGCTGTGCAATATTCTTCAAAACGGAAAA GTTTAGCTTGGTCCAAAAACACACCGTTGAGTTCAACCAGCTTGCCATGGCCAACTCGGAAGGATCAGAAGCCATGCTGAACAGAGTGATGACCAAGGACAACATCGGGGTGGCTGTTCTGCTAGAGCTACGCAAGGAAATCATGGAAATGTCTT CTGGGAAGTCCCTTCACAGCATGGAGAAACAGCTCATCCTTGTGGCCAACGCACACATGCACTGGGACCCGGAGTACTCTGATGTCAAACTGGTCCAGACCATGATGTTCCTTTCTGAGGTCAAGAACATCATCGACAAGGCAACCCGAAGCCTCAAGCTGTCCTCAGTCTCTGGAGAAACCAATGCCATCCCGCTAGTCCTGTGTGCTGATCTGAACTCCTTGCCAGAATCCG GTGTGGTGGAGTACCTGAGTACCGGAGGGGTGGACTGCACACACAAGGATTTCAAAGAGTTGCGCTACAGTGACAGCCTCACCAACTTCAACTGCAACGGCAAGAATGGCACTTCCAATAGCAGGATAACTCACGGCTTCAAACTCAAGAGTGCCTATGAGAATGGCCTGATGCCTTACACAAACTATACATTTGACTTCAAG GGTGTCATCGATTACATCTTCTACTCCAAGCCTCAGCTCAATGTGCTCGGCATCCTGGGCCCACTGGATCCTCACTGGCTCATTGAGAACAATATCAGTGGCTGCCCGCACCCGCACATACCATCAGACCACTTCTCCCTTTTTGCACAACTGGAGCTCGTGTTGCCCTACTTGCCCCCTGTTAATGGAATCCACCTGCCCGGCAGGAGGTAG